The DNA segment TCTGCACGTTTTTCACTGCGAGTCGTTTCCCATTCTTGCTCCAGCAGCGCTAGTAGGCCTGGGAAGCCGGTGGATTCGTCCCCATGCAGAAGACGCTCGCGTTTTGGGGGACGCAGGGTTCCGAGCGGCTGTTGCCAGGAACCACGGTTTGCCACTAGGAAGGGCTCGACCGCTTCACGCATTTTTCGTTTGACTGCCGCGGTCGCGCCTTTGTAGGCAAGTAAGCCCCCCTCGTCGGCCGATTGTTCCCAGTCGACCAAGCTGTCCGGCTCAAATCCTTCTAGGACGCCCATCCCATGGCACTGTTCGCATGCGCCATAGGGGCTGTTGAAACTGAAGGTCCGCGGTTCCAATTCCGCGTAGCTGACTCCACATTCGGGGCAGGCATAAGCGGTGCTGATCAGCCGTTCTTCCCATTCGGTTTTGCCCGGCAACTGCGAAACGGCAATCAGCAGGCCGTTGCCTAGTTTGAGCGTATGGCGGATCGACTCTTCCAGGCGTGACTGGATTTCGTCGCGGATAACCATCCGATCGACAACCGCTTCGATCGTATGGTTGCGCCGTGGTGCCAGGTCGGGCAAGGCGTCCAGCGGATACAGTTCACCATCGACGCGTGCCCGCACGAAACCGGCTTTACCGATTTCTTCAAAGACGTCGGCATGTTTGCCTTTGCGGCCGCGGACCAGAGGCGCCAGCAGCATCAGCTTCGATTGTTCCGGCATCGTCAGGAGTGAATCGACGATATTTTCCGGGGATTGCTGGAGGATGGTGGTTCCGCAGTTGTAGCAATGCGGCGTCCCGATGCGCGCGTACAGCAACCGCAGGTAGTCGTAGATTTCGGTAACCGTTGCCACGGTGCTTCGGGGATTGGTTGTGCCCGGTTTTTGATCGATGCAAAGGGTCGGTTCAAGCCCATCCATCCAGTCAACATCGGGCCGTTGCAGCTGATCGAGAAACTGTCGCGCGTACGAGGAGAGGCTCTCGATGTATTGCCGCTGTCCTTCCGCATAAAGCGTGTCGAAGGCAAGCGAGCTTTTGCCGCTACCGCTGACGCCAGTTATGACGGTTAGACGATCGCGAGGGAGGTCTAGGTCGATCCCTTGTAGGTTATGGGCTCGGGCACCACGGATTCGAATCACTCCCTCGGCGCCAGTGGGATGAAGATTTTTGTTCTGTCTGGGAATGGTTCTGTCCGGGGTTCGTTTCACGACCTAGAATCACAATAAAAGGACCGCCCACAATTCAATCACTTGGCCCCATCGTAGCGGAAGACTTGCGTTTTCCGGATTTTCGCGACCCGACGGTTCGCTTGAATCCGCTAGATTGGTACCTTCAATAGACCGGCAAATGCCGTTCCGTTTGATAGTGGGTGTTGTCCAGTAGGATAGACGACTCGACAACCTGCCCAACTTCATTTCAAATCCATTGATGACCAGCATTCCACAGGCAGCTGAAATCGTACGCAATCCCCCTTCTTTTCGATGGAGCGTGGATGCCCTTGATTCGGTGACGCGCCGCGAGCATTTGATGCTTGCGTCGTACGCGACTTTCAGCCGTGATTCGGGGGGGCGAATTCACGCTGAACCCGAACACACCTACCGCGGACCGTTTCAGCGAGACCGCGATCGTATCCTGCATTCGTCTGCGTTTCGCCGATTGTCGGGCAAAATGCAGGTTTTTACGGGCGAAATGGGCGAGTACCATCGGACCCGCCTGACGCACACCTTTGAAGTGGCATCGATCGCACGAACGATCACTCGAGTCCTTCGCCTGAATGAAGATCTGACCGAGGCGCTCGCGCTGATGCACGATATCGGCCATCCGCCTTTTGGTCACTGCGGCGAAGATGTGTTGGATGAGTACATGGTGTCCGCTGGCGGTTTTTCGCACAATGCTTTTGCATTGGTGATCGCTGAAGAACTGGAGCAGCGTTACACGGGGTATCCGGGACTAAACCTCTCGTCTGAAATCCTGGAAGGGCAAACCAAACGAGCGATCAAACGTGACGGAGTTGTCGAAGCTTCGGCGAGGCTGGAAGTTCAGGTTGTCGATATCGCTGACTCGTTGGCCTACGACGCGCATGATATCGATGATGCCCTGCAAATCGGTCTGTTGTCGATCGAAGCGCTCAGTCAGTTGCGATTGGTCCGCAGAGCCCTCGATCAAATCGAACAACACTACGGACGCTTGTCGAATGCGAAATTGCGGCCAGCCCTCGTGCATGAATTAATCGATTTGCAGGTGGGTGATTTCTTGGATCAGGCGACCGGTCAACTGCAAAGCTGGGGTGGTTGCCGGAGCGATGAACTGAGCATGGCAGGTGTCCAGTTGCAGCACTCGCTTCAGTTACGAGACGAGCAGTCGGAGCTTGAAGCGTACTTGTTTCGCAATGTTTACCGTCACCCGAAATTGATGAGTGTTCGGAAAAAGGCAGCGGATCGATTGGGACAATTGTTTGACCAATTGAGCAAAGACCCCGCAAGGTTGCCGCTTCGTTTTCGGCAACGAATCGACGGCGTCGGACACGTTCGAGCGGTCGGCGAATATCTGGCAGGCATGACCGACCGATTTTGCAACCGACAGTACGAATTCCTTGTCGCCGGAACCGGGCCGCTTGCCGACTGGTAAGGAGAGTGGGTGATTGCGTGCTGGTGATCGCCGCCGCTGCTTAAACCTCTTTCTCTTTTCGACGCTCTTCGATTTGTTCGAGGTTGTATAGTTTGCCGACTCCGCTTCCGGGGCAGACATCACAGGCCTCTTTCCATGCCTTTTTGCTGCTCAGGTTGCTGTCCCAGAAAGGCCATGTGCGGCATTGAATGGGTCTGGATTTATAGACCAAGCAGCGTCTGGATTCAGGGTGTAAAAAAATGCAGTCTCCGTCGGGGTATTCGACAAGGCTTTTTCCTTCCGGTTCCTGACGCACAAATTTGCGTTCAAAGGCTTCCAGATCCATCTCCATCTCTTTGGCGAGCGATTCGATTTCGTGGTCGTCGACCCAGACGTACCCCGGTTCCCCACTGCAGCAATCGCCGCAGCCGGTGCACTCGAATCGAAGCCCTTCTTTGTACCACGGTTTCTTGGAATTGGTTTGCTTCTTGGAAGCGCCTGCCATCGGAGCTTGTCCTGTTGGTTAATTTGAATAGAAAACGTGGTTAGGAAATTTCGCTAGCGATCGCGGATAACGCGTCGATAGCCAAGGCGATTTCGGACGGTTGGGTTTGGTGCCCTGCACTGATTCGAACGGTCCCTGTTGTTTCTGTGCCGAGGTGTCTGTGAATGCCTGCGGCACAGTGTAACCCCGTTCTTGTCTGAATCCCGAATTCCGCATCGAGGATCGCTCCAAGATCGGACGCAGGCAGATTCTGCAGGGTTAGGCTGCGGAGCGGCAAACGGTTGCCTTGCCCCCAGAACTGTACGCCAGGTATTTTACTTAACCCTTCATCCAGTTGGGTTGCCAGTTGTTGCAGTTGCTCCAGCCCATCGTGTTGTTCTTCTAGCCATCGCAGTCCGGCCTGTAGCCCTGCAATTGCCGGAACATTCAGATTGCCCGCTTCCAGCCGACTAGGAAGCCGCGCCGGCATGGTCAGCTCTGCAGAATTGCCGCCGGTGCCGCCCCACTGACTTGCCTGTAAATGGGGATCCGCCTTGGAACTGACCGCCAAAATGCCGATTCCCAGGGGGCCTAACGCTCCTTTATGTCCGGGCGCAGCGAGTAGATCGACATGCCATCGTTGGACGTCAATCGGCAGGTAGCCCCAGGTTTGGGCAGCATCGCAAAGAAATAGTGCGGGATGGTCTGCAAGGGCTAAACCAATCGCTTCGATCGGTTGTTCGGTGGCCGTCACATTGGACGCGTGACCAATCGCGACCAGTTGCGTCTGCGGCTTGAGTGCACGGGCAACCTGGGCGGCTTCGATCTTGCCTTGTCGGTCGCACGGCAGCTGTTCCAGGTCAATCATGTCCGAATCGGCCAACGCTTGCAGTGGTCGCAAGACGCTGTTGTGCTCGGCAGCGGTGGTGAGCACGTGTGGTTTAACCGAGGTCTTGCGGTTTGCAGGGAACAATCCCAGGATCGCTAGGTTCAGCGCCGCCGTTCCATTGCTGGAAAAGATAATTTGCTGGGGGGATTCGGCGTTCAGCGACCTCGCTACGATTGCTCGGGTTTGGGCGACTTGGTCCGCCGCCTGTACCGCGTCGGAGTAACTGCCGCGTCCTGCGGAGGCACCGACCGATTCCATTTGGAAACGCACCGCTTCGTAGACGCTTGCCGGCTTAGGCCAGCTGGTCGCCGCGTTATCCAGGTAGATCCGCTGGGGAGGCGAATCCGATTGGTGGGAAGGTGTCATGGATGCACCCATTCCTCGGCCCCATCCTCGAAGCGTTCTTGTTTCCAAATCGGAACACGCTGCTTCAGTTGGTCCATGATCCAGGGCATCGCTTCCATACAGGCCGCACGGTGTGGGCTGGCCAGGGCGATGGCGATGCTTGCTTCTCCGACTTGGACCTCGCCGATGCGGTGGATGCCGATCAGTTTCCGCAGCGGCCACTTTTGAGAGGCTTCGTACAGAAGGTCTTGCAATTCTTTGATCGCCATTGGGCGAAAGGCTTCGTAGCTTAGGTTTGCCGTTAGCAGAACCTGGGCGGCCTTTTCGGTCGCTCGGCGTGTCCTCCCGACGAAGACCAGTTGAGCTCCACAGTTGGGATCAGCGATCGGGTCCCACAAGCCGTTTAGGTCGATCGCATTTTCAACCAATTGGACATCGATCATCGGTTCGCTGGCATCGGTCGGCATATTGCTTAGCCTCCGCTGACCGGTGGGATCAGGGCAAGCTCCGCCTCGGGGGCGATGATTGAATCCGCAGCCATGTAGGTCTGGTCGGCGACCAGACGGCAGGTCGGCAGCAGTGCCGATAGTTCTGGATGTACGCGCGCGATCACTTGGAGAACTTCGGCGGCCGAAACGTCGCGTCCCAGGCGTACTTCGATGGCATCGCAGCCAGCGGCTTCACTCGCTCCAGCGAATAGCCGAACGGTTCGCAGGGAGGTTTCCTGCTTTGGGGCAGTTGGTTGATCGGGCGCACGGCGGTTCATCGCAAAGGACTCCGGCGGGATCACAACAAGGTTAGGAAGGTAGTCGATCGCGAGTCTTCAGAAGCGTCCGCCCTCCTTAAAAGAAGAGTCTTGCAAATGCAGGACTCTTCTTGGCAGATCCATTGGTAACCAGCAAAAAATCCACGCTGATGGGAGCGTGGATTTCAGTTGAAGGTTGTCCTAGACTTCTTTTTCGTCGATCCAGGTCATCATTTTTCGCAGGCTGCGGCCAACGGTTTCCAGCTGCAGATCGCGTTCGCGGCGACGGGTGGCTTTGAAGCCAGGAGCCCCTGCACGGTTTTCCAGGATCCAGTTGCGAGCGAACGTGCCGTTCTGGATTTCTTCCAGGATACGTTTCATCTCTGCACGGGTTTCGTCGGTGACGATCCGAGGTCCCGAGCTGTAGTCACCGTATTCCGCGGTATTGGAGATACTGTAACGCATGTAGCTGAGGCCACCTTCGTAGAACAAGTCAACGATCAGCTTCAGTTCGTGCATGCATTCGAAGTAGGCCATTTCTGGTTGGTAGCCGGCGTCGACCAAAGTCTTAAAGCCTGCTTTGACCAGTTCGCTAACGCCGCCGCACAGAACAACCTGTTCGCCGAACAAGTCGGTTTCGGTTTCTTCAGCGATGGTGGTTTCGATCACGCCACCACGGGTGCCGCCGATACCTTTTGCGTAAGCCAAGCCGATTTGTTTGGTTTCTTCCGATGCGCCTTCGCCCAGAGCGATCAAGCTTGGAACGCCGCCACCCTTAACGAATTCGCTTCGCACCAAGTGCCCAGGGCCTTTTGGAGCGACCAGCAAGGTGTCGACACCTGCAGGAGGTTCGATCTGGCCGAAGTGAATGTTGAATCCGTGGGAGCACATCAAGATGTTGCCCTTGGACAGATTGTCTCGGATCGATGCTTCGTAGATCGGTCCTTGGACTTCATCTGGAAGCAGGATGTTGATGACGTCGGCAGCTTTCACTGCGTCCGCGATCGACATTGGCTCGAAGCCGTGCTCTTTGGCTAGGTCGTAGTTAGGAGATCCAGGACGTTGCCCGATGATGACATCGACGCCACTGTCGCGGAGGTTTTGCGCTTGGGCATGTCCCTGCGAACCATAGCCGAGGATCGCAACTTTCTTGCCTTTTAGGTGAGAAAGATCGGCATCGGCTTCGTAATAAATCGTGGCGGCCATTGTGTCATTCAGTCCTAAAAATCGTGAAATAGTTACTTCAGAAGTTTGTTAAAAGCTATCGGCTCGGGCGGTTTCACGTCAGAGCAGATAGGAGAGAGTATCGCGAACCCCGAAGGTTCGCATTATTTCGCGTTATCGCATTATTTCGCGTTAGCGGGGATGTCGTGCGTTTGGTCGGAGTCTTGCTGCAGTTTCCCGTTGATGCTGCGAACCATGGCGATACGCCCGGTTCGAACCAGTTCGGTAATCCCGTAGGCTCGCATGCGGTCGATAAACGCTTCGATTTTATTTTCGCGACCGCTGATTTCGACCATGATTTCTTCCGGGCCAACATCAACGATCCGGCCGCGGAAAATGTCCACCAATTCGCGGATCTCGCTGCGGACGCTTCCCGCTGGGGCTTTTACCTTCAGCAGAATCAGGTCTCGTTCAACGAAATCGCTGGCGCTGACGTCTTCTACCTGGACGACCGTGACGATCTTTTTCAGTTGCTTGCGGACTTGGTCCAACACATAGGCATCTCCGACGACGACAAATGTCATTCGCGACAGGTTGGGCAGATCGGTTTCTCCGACTGCCAACGAGTCAATGTTGTACCCGCGCGAGGCGAGCATACCGGAAATGTGAGCCAGAACGCCGGGAACGTTCTGGACGAGCGCTGAAAGCACGTGACGCATAGTAAAAAGGCCTTATCACCGGACGAATACCAAAGCGGCATAATAATTCTGCATCCTCAAACCAACAAGGCCCGCTGTCTCTTGCATTCTCCGCTGGATGCTGCGATTGTGGAGGCATCATGGCATTCCGTATCGAATTACCTGCATATCGCGGCCCCTTAGACCTGTTGCTGTATTTGGTACGGCGACAGGAATTGGACGTTACTGCGCTCTCATTGACCCGAGTTGTCGACCAGTTTTTCGAATATTTGGATGTTTTGCAAGAATTGGACCTCGGCGGAGTCGGTGAATTTATCGATCTGGCCAGTACCCTGGTCGAGCTGAAAAGCTTGGCGGTCCTGCCGACGCCGGTTTCCGAAGAAGAGGAGGTCGTCGAAGATCCGCAGGAAGAATTGGTCCAACGCTTGCTCGAATACAAGCAGGTTCGAGACGCCGCCAGTGTGCTGGATGAAATGGGCGATCGCTGGCAGCAGCATTTCCCGCGTCTGACCGATAGCCTCCCCCCACGCCAGCTCGATCCCGGTGACCAACCGATCGCCGATCTGGAATTGTGGGATTTGGTGAGTGCGTTTGGGCGAATCATGCGGGAGGCGAAAGGGCCCCCCGTGGCTGAGGTCGTTTACGATGACACTCCGATTCACATCTATATGCAGCGGATCCACCGGCGACTGTGCGATACCGATCGAGTCGCCTTGGCAGATCTGTTGGACGGAGGCATGCACAAGTCTTCCCTGATCGGCTGGTTCTTGGCCATGCTGGAATTGACCCGTCACCATGGCTGTGCCGCCGAAGAAGAAGCGGGCACCGGCGATATTGTCTTGGTGCGAGGGACCAACTTCTCGTCCAATCTGAACGTCAACGAAGTCGATAACTACGACGCCTCGGCGATTAAAGACAGCAATATGCCGGTCGCCGGCCGCTAATCATTGCGAGCCGGCTGCCGATTGTCTAACGCGTCACGGGTTGTCGTTTTGTCGCCTTTCACGGCGAACGTAAAAGTAGGCCGGACCAAAGAGCGATAGCGATGCCGTTCCGGCGACCGCCGGCCGCTAATCATTGCGAGTTGGCTGCCGATTGTCTAACGCGTCACGGGTTGTCGTTTTGTCGCCTTCCACGGCGAACGTAAAAGTAGGCCGGACCAAAGAGCGATAGCGATGCCGTTCCGGCGAACGCTCTGGTTCCGGCGAACGCTCTGGTTCCGGCGAACGCTCTGGTTCCGGCGAACGCTCTGGTTCCGGCGAACGCTCTGGTTCCGGCGAACGCTCTGGTTCCGGCGAACGCTCTGGTTCCGGCGAACGCTCTGGTTCCGGCGAACGCTCTGGTTACGCGGGCGTTCTTTCGCGGGGAACCAGCGAGCTGTCGGCTATCCCTCGCCAACGGCTTCACTGTGGGCTTCCCCCATGCCTTCGCTTCGATTTACCTTGGCAACTGCCGCGGGTAAGGCGGATTTTCACTTTTCGGCGGTTCCATCGAATACCGTTCCTGCCACTGCCGACGTTCGACAGCCGAAGCGTAATACTTCAGCCAAGTCGTTTCGTCCTCTTCGTCCAGGCATCGCCAGTGGAGGTAATTCTCCGGCAAGTCCACCTTCTTCTCACAGCGGGGCATGATGTCCCGGTAGATGATGGTGTACAGCTGGCGGTCGGAAAGGTGTTCCGTGCACTCCAATATCACCTGAACCCCATGCAAGCTCTTAATCGTTTGATTTAGAAGCTCGCTGAGGGCCCGATCCTTTAGCGAATCGGGGTGAGGCAGCTGGAGCGGTGGTTGAAACCAATTGGCAATTGGCATCGCGGGAGCTCGCTCCCATGCCAACATAGAGGCCAAATACTCATTCTCGACCGACAAGGGCATGCCGCTCGCGCTGTCTACCGAATCATCGATATACGGCTCCAACTCATCCCGCAATCGGGCGTTGTCTAGCAGTAAATCGACTTCGTCAATGTAGGGTTGCGTATCGCTCATTTTTCGAACGCTTCTCATCATTTGTTGTTCCACAACGGGCCGATCCCATCCATCACGGGCAACACACCCGCGGCGAGCAGCCACGTTTCTGATGTTATCCATCGCAGCGACTTGCTCAAGCTTTTCTGTAGCAAAAAAGCAACATTGGACACCTTTTCAGAAGGGTTACCCTGCCCTGATCGTTACCAGCGGCACGGTTTAACGCAGTCGGCTTTGAGCTAGCTAAATCACGCGTCCGCAGACTCCGTGCAACCGTCAAAGTCGCTTTCGGAGACGAACGATCCGGAGGTAGTTTTTTAAAAACGGTGGCGAAACGTTGTTTGTGACTTAAGGTCGCCGGGCGAAATGAAGGGCGAGACCCAAGACGCGGAATGAATTAGTGTCGAAAGTCTGAATCGCCTCTTTCTCGTACGCCCGGCCTGTTGAAAATCGTTCCACGTTGGATAGCTGGCCAGGTATGGCGGGGTTGGTTGCCATGAAGCTGGCTAGCGGGCGAGGGGAATTGGAAATTGGAAAATGGCTGTCCTCGCTGGGGATTTTGCATTTTTCATTTTGTAATACTCCTTTTTCAATCTGCCGTCTCTCTCACGCTGCTATTCGCATCTCCTGCCACGCAACGCGAGAGAAAGCGAATTCGATCTGTGACGAAAGTCTTGTTTCCTCTCTTCTAAGCCTGGCCTGATGAAAATCATTCCCTATAGGAGGGCTGGCCAAGTGTTAGCGGGGGCGGGGGGCTGCGAAGCTGGCTCGGGGGCGAGAGGAATTGCAAAAGTTGAAGTGGAAAATGGAAAATGCAGAATGGCTGTCGCCGCTGACGATTTTTCATTTTTCATTTTGTAATACTCCTTTTTCAATCTGCCGTTTCTCTCTCTCGCCGCTATTGGCATCTCCTGCCACGCATGCGAGAGGATGCCCGGGGGGGAAAGCACCAGGGGCGGCTCGTGAAAGGATCGCCTTAGGAAGCCGCCAGCGGGCGGCCCTGCAGGTCGGACCGCGTTCCATCTCAAGCATCTTTGAACCTCTCCTTTGGGGGGAGTGGCTGGCTATCTTGCCTAGCTTGCCAAATGGCGGTTTTGTCGTCCGATTTCGCTGCGGTGTTAACAACCCCTGAGGGGCCTCTTTTTTTGCTAGCAAATCTACAAAGTGTTATGTGTTAAGGAGTTGCGATTATTAAAGTCTCGTGAATTTGACTGAAGTCCAAATCTCTCGACAGCTTTTCCACCGAACGTCAAAGTGCCTCTTCAGCTAGGTACCGTCGATTGCCGACCTTTGAAAACTAGGGCTTTGCAGGGTAGAACGCTCCGCCACCATGATCTCTCAAAAAACGATTCGGTCTCAGTTTGACTCCTTTGCTAGCTTCCCTACAATTCCGCCCTGTCGTCACCCAGTACAGGAATCGATTGAGGGCATCATTGCCGCCCAGCGGAGCTCGGTTGTGCGTTTCTAGCCTCCACGCTTTTGGCTGTCCTCTTCCTCAAAACTGGGTTCCTATTTCGCTTCGGGCCATCGTCCATGAGGGAGGGTTGCGCTACCGGTATGCATCAGCTGAACAGAGCAGGTGGCAAGGATGTCGCTGATGAAATCAAGGAAGTCTTGCGCCTGCAGATGGGAGATGGCCGCTACAATTTGTGGTTCGGTCACGATGTTGGGTTGCAAGTGGAGCCAGGGACTGCCGAATCTTCGGCAGTGGTCACCGTTACGGCATCCAGTCCGTTTGCTGCGGAGCGTTTACGAGCGCGGCACGCGGGGGACATTCGCTCGGCATCCAAGTCGATTTGCGGAAACGATGTTGAAATCCATATATTGCATAGCGAACCGGCCGCGGCCGTATCGCCTGCGGCGGATCAAGCTACCGAGAATGCTGCACCGTCCTCAGGGGATTCAGCCTCCCCTATTGAAACGAATAATGGCCTGAAGTTGCGATTTGAAGACGAGTCCTCTGTACCTGATAACCTCCCCGCGGCGGCTCGCCGTTCGGGTTCGGCTGGTGCACGTCCCGTCTCCGCAGGCTCTCGCCGCCGCACAAGGGGGCCTCGCCCGATTGGGAATCCTCTATTCCGGGAAAAACCGGCTGAGGAAGCGGGCGAAACCGCCGGCGATGCATCGGGGGCGGTTCCCGCGCCGCCTCGCTGGGCGATGACTCTGAATCAGTTTGTTGTCGGTTCCTGTAACGAATTGGCTCATACGGCAACAAGAATGGTGGTCGACAACCCTGGGGCGGCCTCCCCGATTTACTTTTGGGGACCTTCGGGGTCGGGCAAAACTCATTTGGTTACGGCGATCCGCGATTCGCTCCGCCGCAAGCATCGCCTTCGCCGGGTGATTCAATTGACGGCGGAAGATTTTACGAACGATTTCACGACCGCTTTGCGTGGCAGTGGTTTGCCGGCTTTTCGTCGTCGTTACCGCGACGTCGACGCGTTGATGATCGATGATGTGCAGTTTTTTGGTGGGAACAAGCGAGCGACGTTGCGGGAATTGCTGCACACGGTCGACGCCCTGCTGCGGACTCGAAAGCAACTGATTTTTGCGGGCGACCGTCCGCCGATGGAAATTGAAGGGATCCCCGCCGAACTGGCGGGCCGTCTGAGTGGCGGGATGATGTGCGGGATCGGGCCGATGGATGTCGCCACCCGGCGGGCCGTTTTGGAACAATTTGCCGCGATGGTTGGCTTGGAATTGCCAGCAAACTTGCTCGACACGTTGTCGGAATCGGTCGCCGGCGACGGACGTGTGATGTCGGGACTGGTCAATCAGATTTGGGCACTTCAGCAGATGCGAGGTAAAATGCCGACCTGGCAGCAAGTCCTCGATTCGGCCGCTGGTGACATTCTGCGAACCTCGGCCCCGATCATTGGATTGGCGGATATTCAGAAAGCCGTTTGTGATACATTTGGACTACCCAAGGGAACCTTGCAGTCGCGTGGACAGCAGCGAAG comes from the Roseimaritima multifibrata genome and includes:
- a CDS encoding YkgJ family cysteine cluster protein — encoded protein: MAGASKKQTNSKKPWYKEGLRFECTGCGDCCSGEPGYVWVDDHEIESLAKEMEMDLEAFERKFVRQEPEGKSLVEYPDGDCIFLHPESRRCLVYKSRPIQCRTWPFWDSNLSSKKAWKEACDVCPGSGVGKLYNLEQIEERRKEKEV
- a CDS encoding MoaD/ThiS family protein, which encodes MNRRAPDQPTAPKQETSLRTVRLFAGASEAAGCDAIEVRLGRDVSAAEVLQVIARVHPELSALLPTCRLVADQTYMAADSIIAPEAELALIPPVSGG
- a CDS encoding aminotransferase class V-fold PLP-dependent enzyme encodes the protein MTPSHQSDSPPQRIYLDNAATSWPKPASVYEAVRFQMESVGASAGRGSYSDAVQAADQVAQTRAIVARSLNAESPQQIIFSSNGTAALNLAILGLFPANRKTSVKPHVLTTAAEHNSVLRPLQALADSDMIDLEQLPCDRQGKIEAAQVARALKPQTQLVAIGHASNVTATEQPIEAIGLALADHPALFLCDAAQTWGYLPIDVQRWHVDLLAAPGHKGALGPLGIGILAVSSKADPHLQASQWGGTGGNSAELTMPARLPSRLEAGNLNVPAIAGLQAGLRWLEEQHDGLEQLQQLATQLDEGLSKIPGVQFWGQGNRLPLRSLTLQNLPASDLGAILDAEFGIQTRTGLHCAAGIHRHLGTETTGTVRISAGHQTQPSEIALAIDALSAIASEIS
- the ilvN gene encoding acetolactate synthase small subunit, giving the protein MRHVLSALVQNVPGVLAHISGMLASRGYNIDSLAVGETDLPNLSRMTFVVVGDAYVLDQVRKQLKKIVTVVQVEDVSASDFVERDLILLKVKAPAGSVRSEIRELVDIFRGRIVDVGPEEIMVEISGRENKIEAFIDRMRAYGITELVRTGRIAMVRSINGKLQQDSDQTHDIPANAK
- the dgt gene encoding dGTP triphosphohydrolase produces the protein MTSIPQAAEIVRNPPSFRWSVDALDSVTRREHLMLASYATFSRDSGGRIHAEPEHTYRGPFQRDRDRILHSSAFRRLSGKMQVFTGEMGEYHRTRLTHTFEVASIARTITRVLRLNEDLTEALALMHDIGHPPFGHCGEDVLDEYMVSAGGFSHNAFALVIAEELEQRYTGYPGLNLSSEILEGQTKRAIKRDGVVEASARLEVQVVDIADSLAYDAHDIDDALQIGLLSIEALSQLRLVRRALDQIEQHYGRLSNAKLRPALVHELIDLQVGDFLDQATGQLQSWGGCRSDELSMAGVQLQHSLQLRDEQSELEAYLFRNVYRHPKLMSVRKKAADRLGQLFDQLSKDPARLPLRFRQRIDGVGHVRAVGEYLAGMTDRFCNRQYEFLVAGTGPLADW
- the ilvC gene encoding ketol-acid reductoisomerase; the protein is MAATIYYEADADLSHLKGKKVAILGYGSQGHAQAQNLRDSGVDVIIGQRPGSPNYDLAKEHGFEPMSIADAVKAADVINILLPDEVQGPIYEASIRDNLSKGNILMCSHGFNIHFGQIEPPAGVDTLLVAPKGPGHLVRSEFVKGGGVPSLIALGEGASEETKQIGLAYAKGIGGTRGGVIETTIAEETETDLFGEQVVLCGGVSELVKAGFKTLVDAGYQPEMAYFECMHELKLIVDLFYEGGLSYMRYSISNTAEYGDYSSGPRIVTDETRAEMKRILEEIQNGTFARNWILENRAGAPGFKATRRRERDLQLETVGRSLRKMMTWIDEKEV
- a CDS encoding segregation and condensation protein A → MAFRIELPAYRGPLDLLLYLVRRQELDVTALSLTRVVDQFFEYLDVLQELDLGGVGEFIDLASTLVELKSLAVLPTPVSEEEEVVEDPQEELVQRLLEYKQVRDAASVLDEMGDRWQQHFPRLTDSLPPRQLDPGDQPIADLELWDLVSAFGRIMREAKGPPVAEVVYDDTPIHIYMQRIHRRLCDTDRVALADLLDGGMHKSSLIGWFLAMLELTRHHGCAAEEEAGTGDIVLVRGTNFSSNLNVNEVDNYDASAIKDSNMPVAGR
- a CDS encoding molybdenum cofactor biosynthesis protein MoaE, whose translation is MPTDASEPMIDVQLVENAIDLNGLWDPIADPNCGAQLVFVGRTRRATEKAAQVLLTANLSYEAFRPMAIKELQDLLYEASQKWPLRKLIGIHRIGEVQVGEASIAIALASPHRAACMEAMPWIMDQLKQRVPIWKQERFEDGAEEWVHP
- a CDS encoding DnaA/Hda family protein gives rise to the protein MHQLNRAGGKDVADEIKEVLRLQMGDGRYNLWFGHDVGLQVEPGTAESSAVVTVTASSPFAAERLRARHAGDIRSASKSICGNDVEIHILHSEPAAAVSPAADQATENAAPSSGDSASPIETNNGLKLRFEDESSVPDNLPAAARRSGSAGARPVSAGSRRRTRGPRPIGNPLFREKPAEEAGETAGDASGAVPAPPRWAMTLNQFVVGSCNELAHTATRMVVDNPGAASPIYFWGPSGSGKTHLVTAIRDSLRRKHRLRRVIQLTAEDFTNDFTTALRGSGLPAFRRRYRDVDALMIDDVQFFGGNKRATLRELLHTVDALLRTRKQLIFAGDRPPMEIEGIPAELAGRLSGGMMCGIGPMDVATRRAVLEQFAAMVGLELPANLLDTLSESVAGDGRVMSGLVNQIWALQQMRGKMPTWQQVLDSAAGDILRTSAPIIGLADIQKAVCDTFGLPKGTLQSRGQQRSVSQPRMLAMYLARQHTRAAFSEIGDYFGNRSHSTVIAATKRVAGWLDNGENAAAETAERQRMKQAAAAIENLLRTG